A single Leptospira biflexa serovar Patoc strain 'Patoc 1 (Paris)' DNA region contains:
- the ccoO gene encoding cytochrome-c oxidase, cbb3-type subunit II — MLGFNKFLDWFSEIADRWDTKGVKFTVYTTIAVVIGGLFELIPPFFLTKTVTPISTVRPYSALELAGRDTYQKEGCIGCHTQMVRPFKWEVDRFDPTKSYGRNGYSKGGEYVYDHPFLWGSKRTGPDLAHESQMLRSDEWHKNHLINPRTVGGVPNSIMPAYPWLFEESHKVDVEQVVANMKALRSIGVPYSDEDLANAPSLLKDKTEGDALVAYLQKLGRDSAELQKGMK; from the coding sequence ATGTTAGGTTTTAACAAATTCTTAGATTGGTTTTCCGAAATTGCTGACCGTTGGGATACAAAAGGAGTTAAGTTTACTGTCTACACAACCATCGCAGTTGTGATTGGTGGACTCTTCGAACTCATCCCACCGTTTTTTTTGACGAAAACAGTCACTCCCATTTCCACAGTGAGACCATATTCCGCATTGGAACTGGCAGGTCGTGATACCTACCAAAAAGAAGGATGTATCGGTTGCCACACACAAATGGTTCGCCCTTTCAAATGGGAAGTGGATCGTTTTGATCCAACAAAGTCTTATGGACGAAACGGGTATTCCAAAGGGGGAGAGTATGTGTATGATCACCCTTTCCTTTGGGGTTCCAAACGAACTGGTCCAGACTTAGCCCACGAATCACAAATGTTACGCTCTGATGAGTGGCATAAAAACCACCTCATCAACCCAAGAACAGTGGGTGGTGTACCTAACTCGATTATGCCAGCCTATCCTTGGTTATTCGAAGAATCTCATAAAGTGGATGTAGAACAAGTCGTAGCAAACATGAAAGCATTACGATCTATCGGAGTTCCTTACTCTGATGAGGATCTGGCAAATGCACCGTCTCTCTTAAAAGATAAAACAGAGGGAGATGCACTCGTTGCCTACTTACAAAAACTGGGACGAGATTCTGCTGAGTTACAAAAAGGAATGAAGTAA
- a CDS encoding Spy/CpxP family protein refolding chaperone has translation MISLKQVLKITTTIGLVSVMAFAFGNCRGHKDFEKRIEWVASKLTSKLDLDDSQKAKLDTIKAELIAKHKEMKPKHESWAKEMATQIRSEKIDTKLLDKMSLERETRHQEMRKFFQTKLVEFHAVLKPEQREKFAELVEKFASRHQPPEE, from the coding sequence ATGATTTCTCTCAAACAAGTTCTCAAAATCACCACAACAATTGGACTCGTCTCCGTGATGGCCTTTGCCTTCGGCAATTGCCGTGGCCACAAAGACTTTGAAAAAAGGATCGAATGGGTTGCCTCCAAACTCACTTCGAAACTGGATTTAGACGATTCACAAAAAGCAAAATTAGATACGATCAAAGCGGAACTCATTGCCAAACACAAGGAAATGAAACCAAAACACGAATCTTGGGCCAAAGAAATGGCGACACAAATTCGTTCTGAAAAAATTGATACGAAGCTACTCGATAAAATGAGTTTAGAAAGAGAAACACGCCACCAAGAGATGCGAAAATTTTTCCAAACCAAATTGGTTGAGTTCCATGCTGTCCTCAAACCAGAACAAAGAGAAAAGTTTGCTGAACTTGTGGAAAAATTTGCTTCTCGTCACCAACCACCAGAAGAATAA
- a CDS encoding RNA polymerase sigma factor: MTSFDFETVVKETKYLVLKTIGDTLIDRFDDATEDVVQEVYFRVFKSLEKGGFDGRSKISTWIYTIAKNESLRMNEKRLREEEKAKRYLQKNKSDLFQTDENHSILKEDWINSLLQSIPEVYRQTLRLYLSGKSMEEISNELKIKQGTVKSRLFRTKEWIRKTLPGVKNEFQES, encoded by the coding sequence ATGACTAGTTTTGACTTCGAAACAGTAGTCAAAGAGACCAAATACTTGGTTTTAAAAACGATCGGTGATACCCTCATCGATCGTTTTGACGATGCCACAGAAGATGTGGTACAGGAAGTGTACTTTCGTGTTTTCAAATCGCTTGAAAAAGGTGGGTTTGATGGTAGATCCAAAATCTCCACTTGGATTTACACCATTGCAAAAAATGAATCGCTTCGAATGAATGAAAAACGTTTGCGAGAAGAAGAAAAAGCAAAACGTTACTTACAAAAAAACAAATCGGATCTTTTCCAAACTGATGAAAACCATTCTATCCTAAAAGAAGATTGGATAAATTCTCTCTTACAATCAATTCCAGAAGTGTATCGCCAAACCTTAAGATTGTATCTGTCAGGAAAAAGTATGGAAGAGATATCAAACGAACTCAAGATCAAACAAGGAACAGTGAAATCAAGGTTGTTTCGAACCAAAGAATGGATCCGCAAAACCCTACCAGGAGTAAAAAATGAATTCCAAGAATCCTAA
- a CDS encoding cbb3-type cytochrome oxidase assembly protein — MEALYLTIPMAMCIAGFFLYVFVLAFRKGQFEDIESPKYRMFFEEEYPVGPNTEPSEIKPEVKNDGPTSKS; from the coding sequence ATGGAAGCCCTCTATTTAACCATTCCCATGGCAATGTGTATTGCTGGTTTCTTTTTATATGTATTCGTATTAGCATTTCGGAAAGGCCAATTCGAAGACATCGAATCGCCAAAGTACAGAATGTTTTTTGAAGAAGAATACCCCGTGGGGCCAAATACAGAACCATCCGAGATAAAACCGGAAGTCAAAAATGATGGACCAACTAGCAAATCTTAG
- a CDS encoding FixH family protein → MFKDLHPSLRNAMYVVLFSFFALVAATFYTIRLTFQHFEPVMDKNYYEIGLNYEKAIQNQKELLNEGYKLTTNWDNTTLLPLGELDLKVSLYQNEKLAKADSMYIILERNATTKSTKKYDLKPSNDSFTGKVPLKETGTWNLRIISNINGKLFEREGKITVR, encoded by the coding sequence ATGTTCAAAGACCTTCACCCAAGCCTTCGAAATGCAATGTATGTTGTTTTATTCAGTTTTTTTGCCCTTGTTGCGGCAACATTCTATACCATCCGACTCACCTTCCAACATTTTGAACCTGTCATGGACAAAAACTATTATGAGATTGGTTTGAATTATGAAAAGGCGATTCAAAACCAAAAAGAACTTTTGAATGAAGGGTATAAACTCACCACAAATTGGGACAATACCACTCTCCTCCCCCTTGGAGAATTGGATTTAAAAGTTTCCTTATACCAAAATGAAAAGTTGGCCAAGGCAGACTCTATGTATATTATCTTGGAACGGAATGCAACTACCAAAAGCACAAAAAAATACGACTTAAAGCCATCTAACGATAGTTTCACTGGGAAAGTCCCTTTGAAAGAAACAGGCACTTGGAATCTACGCATCATTTCCAATATTAATGGAAAATTGTTTGAAAGGGAAGGAAAGATAACAGTTCGATGA
- a CDS encoding TIGR04452 family lipoprotein yields the protein MLKKMILGALAFSLTNCLVLNPLGANLDREKGSVAAGRITDAAIQADIVNGILLSGRGNLTLVTFLAADIAKIESEKYYVKSDIDQCVESINGIKGYALGALIPNLISCRDLKADGYLVGEPFPSI from the coding sequence ATGTTAAAAAAAATGATTCTGGGTGCTCTTGCATTCTCTCTCACTAACTGTTTGGTATTAAACCCACTTGGTGCCAATTTGGACCGCGAAAAGGGTTCAGTCGCTGCTGGAAGGATTACAGATGCTGCGATCCAAGCGGATATCGTTAATGGGATTTTACTTTCCGGAAGAGGGAATCTTACACTTGTCACCTTTCTTGCTGCAGACATTGCAAAAATTGAATCTGAAAAATATTACGTTAAATCTGACATTGACCAATGTGTGGAATCTATCAATGGAATCAAAGGGTATGCACTTGGTGCATTAATTCCTAACCTTATTTCTTGCCGAGATTTAAAAGCAGACGGATATCTCGTCGGAGAACCATTCCCAAGCATTTAA
- the ccoG gene encoding cytochrome c oxidase accessory protein CcoG gives MIISRPQSGKVRTRRNFVMSFLVGLFLAAPWVVLPEGSPLIRLDIPKRMFHLFGGLFIPQEGLILWFFLLTMGLSLFFFTSVIGRVWCGWGCPQTIYTDLFDRIGRFVLDSKYGKKDASIIGKYTVYFLWIVVSFIASFHWIAYFISPYEMLADYINLSAFSTTYFYFTLFFTAAMFIDIGFIREQFCRYACPYARFQTLLMDEHSWNVTYDFKRGEPRRDGKTKIGDCIACNMCVVVCPTGIDIRDGLQVGCVACGKCVDACTSIMAKENKKTLIGYFSLKQIETGDKIKWIRPRTVIYAILLTVVLIGATIQLITRSPMSMIAASNKSMPPILIPDNKIRAFVALRIQNIAPVEKEFQLSAFDTRHGKEILIRSGEENNQFKLGSGEIKSFSVVLETQSLTEQELNEGYLPGSIVLKNTEDPDETLEKKLSLSLPRK, from the coding sequence ATGATCATTTCAAGACCACAATCAGGGAAAGTAAGGACACGTAGAAATTTTGTGATGAGTTTTCTCGTGGGACTATTTTTAGCCGCACCTTGGGTGGTGTTACCGGAAGGTAGCCCCCTCATCCGACTGGACATTCCGAAAAGAATGTTTCACCTGTTTGGTGGTCTTTTTATCCCACAAGAAGGACTCATCTTATGGTTTTTCCTTCTGACAATGGGTCTCTCTCTTTTCTTTTTCACCTCCGTCATCGGCCGTGTTTGGTGCGGATGGGGGTGCCCTCAAACCATTTATACCGACTTATTCGATCGGATTGGTCGGTTTGTTTTGGATTCGAAATATGGAAAAAAAGACGCATCCATCATTGGAAAATACACCGTATACTTTTTATGGATTGTAGTTTCTTTTATTGCATCATTCCATTGGATCGCTTATTTTATCAGCCCCTATGAAATGTTAGCTGATTATATAAACTTATCCGCTTTTTCCACAACTTACTTTTATTTTACCTTATTTTTTACGGCAGCGATGTTTATCGACATCGGTTTTATTAGAGAACAATTCTGTCGTTATGCTTGTCCTTATGCAAGATTCCAAACTCTCCTTATGGATGAACATTCTTGGAATGTGACCTATGACTTCAAACGAGGGGAACCTCGCCGCGATGGAAAAACCAAAATTGGAGACTGTATCGCCTGTAACATGTGTGTGGTGGTTTGTCCCACAGGCATTGACATTCGTGACGGTTTACAAGTGGGCTGTGTTGCTTGTGGGAAATGTGTGGATGCTTGCACATCCATCATGGCAAAAGAAAACAAAAAAACTTTGATTGGATATTTTTCACTCAAACAAATTGAAACTGGTGACAAAATCAAATGGATTCGTCCAAGGACTGTGATTTATGCGATATTACTCACTGTGGTGCTCATAGGTGCGACCATCCAACTCATCACAAGAAGCCCGATGTCGATGATTGCAGCTTCGAATAAATCCATGCCACCAATTCTCATTCCGGACAACAAAATTCGAGCCTTTGTTGCTCTCCGCATCCAAAACATCGCACCTGTCGAAAAAGAATTCCAACTGTCTGCGTTTGATACAAGGCATGGAAAAGAAATCCTCATTCGTTCTGGGGAAGAGAACAACCAATTCAAACTGGGTTCTGGAGAAATCAAAAGTTTCTCTGTTGTTTTAGAAACTCAAAGTCTCACAGAACAAGAATTAAACGAAGGATACTTACCAGGTTCCATTGTTTTAAAAAATACAGAAGATCCCGATGAAACACTAGAGAAAAAATTATCACTTTCTCTACCAAGGAAATAA
- a CDS encoding c-type cytochrome → MKEPKEVDGIFQADNPMPPWWKLVWLISIIVSIGYVVYFHWYSEWPQEVAFEKEVAEHEAQFPAKQPIVANTEDGSNPYRDDAVAIKEGEGTYKQICSACHGPTAEGAVGPSLVDKDWIHGNTDKEVFHNIMKGIGPERQKLNRGGMPAWEGLGAEKVYAVMAWLATKNSTLVKAK, encoded by the coding sequence ATGAAAGAACCAAAAGAAGTAGACGGAATCTTCCAAGCCGACAATCCCATGCCACCATGGTGGAAATTGGTGTGGCTTATCAGTATCATTGTATCTATCGGTTACGTTGTATACTTTCACTGGTATTCGGAATGGCCACAAGAAGTAGCGTTTGAAAAGGAAGTAGCGGAACACGAAGCACAATTCCCAGCCAAACAACCAATTGTTGCCAATACCGAAGATGGATCTAACCCTTACCGAGATGACGCAGTTGCCATTAAAGAAGGCGAAGGAACTTACAAACAAATTTGTTCTGCTTGCCACGGCCCTACTGCCGAAGGTGCAGTGGGTCCTAGTTTAGTGGATAAGGATTGGATTCATGGGAACACGGATAAAGAAGTGTTTCATAATATCATGAAAGGAATTGGACCTGAAAGACAAAAACTCAACCGAGGTGGGATGCCCGCTTGGGAAGGGTTAGGTGCTGAGAAAGTATATGCTGTCATGGCATGGCTTGCAACAAAGAACAGTACACTTGTAAAGGCAAAATAA
- a CDS encoding LA_0442/LA_0875 N-terminal domain-containing protein: protein MKLTEKQIIKIATLLVVLTTNLSAENILLKKGGTLKGKVVEQDQYKLKIRKEDGTTVVLSKTEILKVVYKDHLTAAEEDKLRKAEEDKERIKREKEEAARLKKEQEEAARLEKENAKNNAALEAEAKRKAEEDAKLAEAERKNLTRNGATWRSAVLPGWGQWKQGRKVQAIVYPSIIAIGLFFTYDKHRMYLNAKRDYNELENPYTTNGLIRAAFTPPQAALSPAGAVVASQFGPFKGQRESVERHYREMQYIGIATLLVYAWNIFDAYYFHPTGSGLSIDDTRKEKFFLHSSVERVGYHPTAISGDRGIEHRTQLGYEVTF from the coding sequence TTGAAACTAACTGAAAAACAAATCATAAAAATCGCAACTCTTTTGGTAGTCCTGACAACCAACCTATCTGCAGAGAACATCCTTCTAAAAAAAGGTGGAACTCTCAAAGGGAAAGTCGTAGAACAAGACCAATACAAACTGAAAATCAGAAAAGAAGACGGAACCACAGTGGTTCTTAGCAAAACAGAAATTTTAAAGGTTGTTTATAAAGACCACCTAACTGCTGCAGAAGAAGATAAACTCAGAAAAGCAGAAGAAGATAAAGAACGAATCAAACGAGAAAAAGAAGAGGCCGCAAGACTTAAAAAAGAGCAAGAAGAAGCTGCTCGTTTGGAAAAAGAAAACGCGAAAAACAACGCAGCCCTTGAAGCAGAAGCAAAACGAAAAGCAGAAGAAGATGCAAAACTTGCGGAAGCAGAAAGAAAGAATTTAACACGTAATGGAGCAACATGGCGTTCGGCCGTTCTCCCTGGATGGGGCCAATGGAAACAAGGCAGAAAGGTCCAAGCGATTGTATATCCATCCATCATTGCCATTGGACTCTTTTTTACCTATGACAAACACCGCATGTATTTGAATGCGAAACGAGATTATAACGAATTAGAAAATCCTTATACAACCAATGGTCTCATTCGAGCCGCGTTTACACCACCGCAAGCAGCACTTTCCCCTGCAGGAGCAGTTGTCGCAAGTCAATTTGGCCCATTCAAAGGACAACGTGAATCTGTTGAAAGACATTACAGAGAAATGCAATACATTGGAATTGCCACCTTACTTGTGTATGCTTGGAATATTTTTGATGCCTATTACTTCCACCCCACCGGTTCTGGTTTGAGTATCGATGATACAAGAAAGGAAAAGTTTTTCCTTCATTCTAGCGTAGAACGAGTTGGGTATCACCCGACAGCCATTTCTGGCGATCGAGGTATTGAACATCGTACACAATTAGGGTACGAAGTTACCTTCTAA
- the ccoN gene encoding cytochrome-c oxidase, cbb3-type subunit I: MATEKTQYDDFIVKGFIISALVWGVASMTFGVIIAFQLVYPQLNMELPWTSFGRLRPLHTNAAIFGFALSVIFATAYHTVQRLCRTRMWNDTLSKLHLALYNLSIVLAAITLPLGYSQSKEYAELEWPIDLLIVVWYVIFFANYLMTVLKRKEEQMYVAIWFYIASFVTVPLLFIVNNIVIPAGFLKSYSVYAGVFDANIQWWYGHNAVAFVLTTPFLGLMYYYLPKHIKQPIYSHRLSIIHFWSLIFIYIWAGPHHLLYSPIPEWLQTTGMVFSIMLWMPSWGGMLNGFLTLTQAKDKIKVDATLKMMLAAVTFYGMSTFEGPLLSIRAVSALGHNTDWIIGHVHSGTLGWVGFMSAAALYYLVPRLWNANLYSEKLANAHFWLGTLGILLYIISMWVSGITEGSMWRAVGENGELVYKDWVEIVEFLKPFRLFRAIGGTLYLTGIILMVYNFIKTMQNKDSGFVEQDLRIGVKS; the protein is encoded by the coding sequence TTGGCTACGGAAAAAACTCAATATGACGATTTTATCGTAAAAGGGTTTATCATTTCAGCGTTAGTCTGGGGCGTTGCTTCGATGACATTTGGTGTCATCATTGCCTTCCAACTTGTGTACCCACAGCTGAATATGGAATTACCTTGGACGAGCTTCGGAAGACTACGACCACTGCATACGAATGCTGCCATTTTTGGATTTGCATTAAGCGTGATCTTCGCCACTGCTTATCATACAGTACAAAGACTTTGTCGCACAAGAATGTGGAACGACACTCTTTCCAAACTGCATTTGGCATTATACAACCTATCGATTGTTTTAGCTGCGATTACCTTACCACTTGGTTACAGCCAATCCAAAGAATATGCTGAATTAGAATGGCCGATCGACTTACTCATTGTTGTATGGTATGTTATCTTTTTTGCAAACTACCTCATGACGGTTCTCAAACGAAAAGAAGAACAAATGTATGTTGCCATTTGGTTTTACATTGCTTCCTTCGTAACAGTTCCCCTACTCTTCATTGTGAATAACATTGTGATCCCTGCAGGTTTCTTAAAATCGTACTCGGTTTATGCGGGAGTTTTCGATGCCAATATCCAATGGTGGTATGGACACAATGCGGTTGCGTTCGTTTTGACCACTCCATTTTTGGGACTGATGTACTATTACCTCCCAAAACACATCAAACAACCAATTTACTCACATAGACTTTCCATCATCCACTTCTGGTCTCTCATCTTTATTTATATCTGGGCAGGCCCTCACCACTTATTGTATTCACCAATCCCTGAGTGGTTACAAACTACTGGAATGGTATTTTCCATCATGTTATGGATGCCATCATGGGGAGGTATGTTGAATGGATTTTTAACTCTCACCCAAGCAAAAGACAAAATCAAAGTGGATGCAACCCTCAAAATGATGTTAGCTGCCGTAACTTTTTATGGTATGTCCACATTTGAAGGACCACTGCTTTCCATCCGTGCTGTATCGGCTCTTGGCCACAATACTGACTGGATCATTGGTCACGTTCACTCAGGTACTCTTGGTTGGGTTGGGTTTATGTCAGCGGCTGCCTTGTATTACTTAGTCCCTAGACTTTGGAATGCAAACCTCTACAGTGAAAAATTGGCAAATGCCCATTTTTGGCTAGGAACACTTGGGATCCTACTCTACATCATTTCGATGTGGGTATCCGGGATCACCGAAGGATCGATGTGGCGAGCCGTTGGAGAAAACGGGGAACTCGTTTACAAAGACTGGGTTGAAATCGTTGAGTTTTTAAAACCATTCCGTTTGTTCAGAGCGATTGGGGGAACACTCTACTTAACTGGGATTATCCTTATGGTGTATAACTTTATCAAAACCATGCAAAACAAAGACAGTGGTTTTGTAGAACAAGACTTACGAATAGGAGTGAAATCATAA
- a CDS encoding heavy metal translocating P-type ATPase, which translates to MNKTNSQSTTTECDHCGNPIQLIRIESKLGDEPKVFCCEGCETVYSIIHSLGGSYYYNLKGNTKLSPVAMEETDVDLENELVYQKFVRPSSGHSEVSIQITNIHCSACVWINEKVLNEEEGILSAQINFASGRARIRFDESKIKISRILSLIRAIGYKPVLFSPTEGNLQKSKQLKTLLLRIGVAGFCFGNIMILSVALYSGYFTGIDLNLKRMFHYASWVFATPAYLYSGFPFMSGFLTSIRRRTLSMDFLLFLGISMAYFYSVYVTLTDRGEVYFDSVAMIYFFILVGKYFEEKARVFASDKLESILCKLPETSNRITETGDQTIPSSEIKLGDKIQVAPGKRIPVDAILVSKETYIDESFLTGESVPIRKQKGDSILAGSLTMDNPALIIASSDYHASTLSSLKLRLEEALHLKPKIQIVTERIASYFISIVFLLAFVCFGVWMFLTSGDLEQSLVTTISVLIVACPCALGISVPTALVTNHILNAEKGVLLKNPSVVETLAKANTIFLDKTGTLTEGKFLVRLVTVSEDHLPFVYRIEKEINHPLAKSLVKYLSPFDSVKKRASEMELIQLQNVPGQGVKAEIQWHGKEYSILIGNQTLLKHQNIPLESIPETEGSLILVAINGKMEGSFLLADEVRPGALSFVSLLKEMIPKIAILSGDRFSAVKFIANSLGIQQFYSDLSPEEKASIIEDSQNKGNVVIMVGDGINDSLSLARANVSISHSEAEDLSLEKSDVVLTSGNLNGLVHSLLSAKKTKEVISQNIIISFFYNSIMLPLAMFGLMLPVICAVFMACSSLTVLLNSLSIRVRIPKWKPSI; encoded by the coding sequence ATGAACAAAACCAATTCCCAGAGCACAACAACTGAATGTGACCATTGTGGGAATCCTATCCAATTGATTCGGATTGAATCAAAACTGGGAGACGAACCAAAGGTATTTTGTTGTGAAGGTTGTGAAACGGTTTACTCCATCATTCACTCTTTAGGTGGAAGTTATTATTACAATCTAAAAGGAAATACCAAACTCAGTCCCGTTGCCATGGAAGAAACTGATGTGGATTTGGAAAATGAGCTGGTCTACCAAAAGTTTGTTCGCCCGTCTAGTGGTCATTCTGAAGTTTCTATTCAAATTACCAATATCCATTGTTCTGCATGTGTTTGGATCAATGAAAAGGTCTTAAACGAAGAAGAAGGAATCCTTTCGGCTCAGATCAACTTTGCTTCTGGTCGGGCCAGGATTCGATTTGACGAGTCCAAAATCAAAATTTCAAGGATCCTTTCCCTCATTCGTGCCATCGGATACAAACCAGTCCTATTTTCTCCGACAGAAGGGAACTTACAAAAATCCAAACAATTAAAAACTCTACTCCTTCGCATCGGTGTGGCTGGTTTTTGTTTTGGTAACATCATGATCCTGAGTGTTGCTTTGTATTCAGGGTATTTTACTGGAATTGACTTAAATCTCAAACGAATGTTCCATTATGCCTCATGGGTTTTTGCAACCCCTGCGTATTTGTATTCCGGATTCCCTTTTATGTCTGGTTTTTTAACGAGCATTAGGAGACGCACTCTTTCTATGGATTTTCTTTTGTTTTTAGGAATTTCCATGGCTTATTTTTATTCTGTTTATGTAACCTTAACCGATCGTGGGGAAGTGTATTTTGATTCGGTTGCGATGATTTATTTTTTCATTCTTGTGGGGAAATACTTTGAAGAAAAAGCAAGGGTCTTTGCTTCCGATAAATTAGAATCCATTCTCTGCAAACTCCCAGAGACTTCAAATCGCATAACTGAAACTGGTGATCAAACTATCCCTAGTAGCGAAATTAAGTTAGGTGACAAGATCCAAGTCGCACCTGGAAAACGAATCCCTGTGGATGCCATTCTAGTCTCAAAGGAAACCTATATAGATGAATCTTTTTTAACAGGAGAATCCGTTCCCATCCGAAAACAAAAAGGAGATTCCATTCTTGCAGGTTCTCTCACTATGGACAACCCTGCCCTCATCATTGCGAGTTCCGATTACCATGCATCCACCTTATCCTCATTAAAACTTCGTTTGGAAGAAGCCCTCCACTTAAAACCAAAAATCCAAATCGTCACAGAAAGGATTGCCTCTTACTTTATCTCTATTGTCTTCCTCTTAGCTTTTGTCTGTTTTGGTGTCTGGATGTTTCTGACATCTGGTGATTTGGAACAAAGCCTTGTCACAACCATCTCCGTCCTTATTGTTGCCTGCCCTTGCGCCTTAGGAATTTCTGTACCCACAGCCTTAGTCACAAACCATATCTTAAATGCCGAAAAAGGGGTTCTCTTAAAAAACCCTTCTGTTGTTGAGACTTTGGCAAAAGCAAATACCATCTTCCTAGACAAAACGGGAACACTCACAGAAGGAAAATTCCTTGTACGTTTGGTCACAGTTTCTGAAGACCACCTACCTTTTGTTTACCGAATCGAAAAGGAAATCAATCATCCACTCGCCAAATCTCTAGTGAAGTATCTTTCCCCATTTGATTCTGTCAAAAAACGGGCAAGTGAAATGGAACTCATCCAATTACAAAATGTTCCAGGGCAAGGTGTGAAGGCGGAAATCCAGTGGCATGGGAAAGAGTATTCCATACTTATCGGAAACCAAACACTTTTGAAACATCAAAACATTCCTTTGGAATCAATTCCTGAAACAGAAGGTTCCCTCATCCTAGTGGCCATCAATGGCAAGATGGAAGGAAGTTTTTTACTCGCCGATGAAGTAAGACCCGGTGCTTTGTCTTTTGTTTCCCTTCTCAAAGAAATGATTCCAAAGATCGCCATTCTTTCAGGGGATCGTTTCTCGGCAGTCAAGTTCATTGCCAACTCCCTTGGCATCCAACAATTTTATTCTGACCTATCCCCAGAAGAAAAAGCAAGTATCATTGAGGATTCGCAAAACAAAGGGAATGTGGTCATTATGGTGGGAGATGGGATTAATGATAGTTTGTCTTTGGCAAGAGCCAATGTTTCCATCTCTCATTCAGAAGCAGAAGATTTGTCTTTAGAAAAATCAGATGTGGTTTTAACATCTGGAAATTTAAATGGCCTTGTGCACTCATTACTTTCCGCTAAAAAAACGAAAGAAGTCATTTCACAAAATATCATCATTTCCTTTTTTTACAATTCCATCATGTTACCACTTGCTATGTTTGGGCTCATGTTGCCTGTGATCTGTGCGGTGTTTATGGCATGTTCTAGCCTAACAGTTTTACTCAATTCGTTATCAATACGAGTAAGGATCCCCAAATGGAAGCCCTCTATTTAA
- a CDS encoding sulfite exporter TauE/SafE family protein produces the protein MMDQLANLSFFGSILVYGLFSSFHCALMCGPFVSLLQTSNPSRQVPVLLYHLGRMLSYTFLGLVLGLIGKGANALGELSAIRGFAGVFTFLFLLFFLLRLFVNPSSVKFGSLPKGISNLLQSIRKKTTQNGLGFGIGIFSALLPCGVLYPAYAASFATGSALTGGIVMFIFFLGTVPALTGLSLVMGKIRKYIQPKWIPVFGTLLLLTSLGFLLFRIFFHSHGESCDHLL, from the coding sequence ATGATGGACCAACTAGCAAATCTTAGCTTTTTCGGATCTATTTTAGTTTATGGTTTGTTCAGTAGTTTCCACTGCGCTTTGATGTGTGGGCCTTTTGTTTCCTTACTACAAACTTCCAACCCCTCTCGTCAAGTACCCGTATTGCTCTACCATTTGGGTCGTATGCTCTCGTATACTTTTTTGGGATTGGTCTTAGGTTTGATTGGAAAAGGAGCCAATGCCTTGGGAGAACTTTCCGCCATACGAGGGTTTGCTGGTGTTTTTACGTTCTTGTTTTTACTTTTTTTTCTTTTACGTTTGTTTGTAAATCCATCAAGTGTCAAATTTGGGAGTTTACCAAAAGGAATCTCCAACCTATTACAATCCATCCGAAAAAAAACAACTCAAAATGGATTGGGTTTTGGGATAGGGATTTTTAGTGCCCTACTCCCTTGTGGGGTTTTATACCCAGCGTATGCGGCTTCATTTGCAACAGGAAGTGCACTCACTGGTGGCATCGTAATGTTTATTTTTTTTTTGGGAACAGTCCCTGCACTAACAGGCTTAAGCCTTGTTATGGGGAAAATTCGAAAGTACATCCAACCCAAGTGGATCCCAGTATTCGGAACCTTATTATTACTGACTTCTCTTGGATTTTTACTCTTTCGAATTTTTTTCCATTCTCATGGAGAGTCTTGCGACCACCTACTTTAA